In Actinomycetota bacterium, the genomic window ACCACCTCGACTACCACAAGACGATGGAGGAGTACGTCGCGGTCAAGCGCCGCCTCTTCACTGACTTGGACGTGGCGGAGCGCGTGATCGACATCGACGGCGAGCAGGGCGCGATCCTGGCCGCCGAGGTGGGCGAGTGCCTGACCGTGGGGCTGTCCGGCTCGGCGGAGGTGCGAGCCGAGAGGGTCGCGTGTGGCCCGGACAGCTCGACGTTCCTGCTGGTCACCCCTTGGGGCCAGGCCGACGTGTGGCTGCCGCTGGCGGCCGCGTTCAACGTGGGCAACGCGCTCGTCGCGGCCGGCTGCGCGCTCGTGCTCGGCGTGGAGGTGCAGACGGTGGCGGCCGGCCTTTCGGCGGCGCCGCAGGTGCCCGGCCGGCTCGAGCGCGTCGTTGCGGGCCAGCCGTTCACCGTGCTCGTCGACTACGCGCACACGCCCGACGGCCTCGACAAGGCCGCCGAGGCGGTCAGGCGCGTCACCCCCGGACGTGTCATCACCGTGTTCGGCTGCGGGGGTGACCGCGACCCGGAGAAGCGCGCGCCGATGGGCGCCGCCGCCGCGCGGCATTCCGACCTCGTCGTGCTGACCACGGACAACCCGCGCAGCGAGGACCCGGTCGGCATCATCCTGCAGATCGAGGACGGTCTGCGCGGCGGTGA contains:
- a CDS encoding UDP-N-acetylmuramoyl-L-alanyl-D-glutamate--2,6-diaminopimelate ligase; protein product: LDSILRAAGRITGLVGTVETRVAGRATPAGRTTPEAADLQELFAEMLGAGCTAASMEVSSHAIDLHRVDGVHFEVAAFTNLTQDHLDYHKTMEEYVAVKRRLFTDLDVAERVIDIDGEQGAILAAEVGECLTVGLSGSAEVRAERVACGPDSSTFLLVTPWGQADVWLPLAAAFNVGNALVAAGCALVLGVEVQTVAAGLSAAPQVPGRLERVVAGQPFTVLVDYAHTPDGLDKAAEAVRRVTPGRVITVFGCGGDRDPEKRAPMGAAAARHSDLVVLTTDNPRSEDPVGIILQIEDGLRGGETAYETEVDRRTAIARALAMAGPGDAVLIAGKGHEDYQELEDRKVPWSD